The Musa acuminata AAA Group cultivar baxijiao unplaced genomic scaffold, Cavendish_Baxijiao_AAA HiC_scaffold_319, whole genome shotgun sequence sequence TGTGGGGGCTGTTCTCATTTTACCCGACGGATTCGAATTAGCCCCCCTTGATCGTATTTCTCCTGAGTTGAAAGAAAAGATAGGAAATCTGTCTTTTCAGAGTTATCGTCCcaacaaaagaaatattattgtgATAGGTCCTGTTCCCGGTCAGAAATATAGTGAAATCGTCTTTCCCATTCTTTCCCCCGACCCTGCTACGAAGAAAGACGTTCACTTCTTAAAATATCCCATATACGTAGGTGGGAACAGAGGAAGGGGTCAGATTTATCCTGATGGTAGCAAAAGTAACAATACAGTCTATAATGCTACATCAGCAGGTATAGTAAGCAGAATAGTACGTAAAGAAAAAGGGGGATATGAAATAACCATAGTTGATGCATCGGATGGACATCAAGTGGTTGATATTATACCTCCAGGACCAGAACTTCTTGTTTCAGAGGGTGAATCCATCAAGCTTGATCAACCATTAACAAGCAATCCCAATGTGGGAGGCTTTGGTCAGGGAGATGCAGAAATAGTGCTTCAAGACCCATTACGGGTCCAaggtcttttgttcttcttggcatctgttattttggcacaagtttttttggttcttaaaaagaaacagtttgaaaaggttcaattgtacgaaatgaatttctaggtgcagagattccttaacatcaagttggtaaaaagcgccgaattttttttgatccatacaattatgtatgatcaaaaaatctgtaaacctttttggttgctttgtttatacttttttttcgttTTGCGGGATGTCTGGAATTCATTACTTGTATCCTATTCTTAGTAATAGACAATAGACatacaaagaaagagaatacagagcaaggatgggaaaaatgaaagaaagaaatcctTTTAGGAGGGATTACTAGTCTTACGAGTCTTCTATTCGACACAAGAAAAGGGCGGAAAATCCTTTTTCTTGTGTCGTCTTATAtcgaaataataatgattttttctcctgttcgtCAAAGATTACCATTCCTTCTTTTCCGGGTCCACCAGAACTCTTTTGGTTAGATTCATAGGAAGTTGTGgacaaacaaaaagagagaaaggattagGGGAATAATTGATTGAGCAAATAGAACTTCTTCAATTAACTTAAACTTTTAACTTAGAGAAATTATTCAAGAGAAATTATTCAAACAAATTATATTATAGAGTTTTATAGAGTAAGTTCTATAGAGTAAGTTCTATTAGTAGTTTAGTATAGAAATTATTTGCAGGATGTCTCATGCGTAGAAATCtatataatattgtattattcagaaaatccattgattactcttttcttgtttcttcataagAGTTAATATTATGGAGGAAAGGAAGAACAGAGACTATGAATCAATCAATAGATTCAATTCTTCAAAAACATtattaagaaacaaaagaatagagtGGTTTGAAACATCAGAGCAAAGGATCCGTTTTGTCATTTCATTTCTacgaatataatattttgattatgttgaCTGGCCAATTTGTATGTTATGGAATAGATCATAATCTTCCTATAAGAGTAAGAAAAGAACTCAACGGGACCTTATCGCTCTAATTAGACAAAGGAGGGTAAGGTCCCGTTGAGTTCTTTTCTTACTCTTTCATGTCTACAATCCGGTTTATCCGATTACTAGAGAGATGAACCCAACCCAGAATATGAACCGTAAAAGAAAACACCTATTAAACCGATCACAGGAATACCAGTTACAGTACCAACCAGCCAAAGAGGAATCCTTCCAGTAGTATCGGCCATTTCCCCTACTTTCCTCCACATTTTCTCAAATGGTCGTG is a genomic window containing:
- the LOC135657865 gene encoding cytochrome f-like; the protein is MTRSISVSIMIYVITRASISNAYPIFAQQGYENPREATGRIVCANCHLANKPVDIEVPQAVLPDTVFEAVVRIPYDKQLKQVLANGKKGTLNVGAVLILPDGFELAPLDRISPELKEKIGNLSFQSYRPNKRNIIVIGPVPGQKYSEIVFPILSPDPATKKDVHFLKYPIYVGGNRGRGQIYPDGSKSNNTVYNATSAGIVSRIVRKEKGGYEITIVDASDGHQVVDIIPPGPELLVSEGESIKLDQPLTSNPNVGGFGQGDAEIVLQDPLRVQGLFVTAYLQYRRGDQLDL